The stretch of DNA CGGTTCGGAAAGGTTAACCTCTGTAGGGAAGTCCATGCTGGGTATGCAAGTTAAAGTACTGGATGAGGATGGTACAGAAGTGGAACCGGGTAGTGATATAACAGGTGAAATCGTAGTAATTGGTGATACTGTGGGTAAGGGTTACTGGGGAATGCCGGAAAACCAGGAGTTAAAAGATGGGGTATGGTATTCCGGTGACTTGGCAAAAGTTGACAAAGACGGGTATATATATATTGTAGATCGAAAAAAAGACATGATTTTAAGCGGGGGGGCTAATATCTATCCACGTGAAATTGAGGATGTAATATTTGGGCACCCCGCTGTGATGCATACTGCTGTTGTTGGAATTCCCGATCAGGAATGGGGCGAAAAGGTGCATGCGATAGTTGTTCCAAGGGATGGGGTGAAGGTTAGCGCTCAAGATATTATCAAGTTTTGTAAGGAACACCTAGCATCATACAAGTGTCCGAAATCTGTGGAATTTGTAGATTTTCAGGACCTTCCCGTTAACCCTGCGGGGAAAATCTTAAAACGAAAGCTAAAAGAAAACTATTGGAAAAACCGTCAACGGAAAGGAGAAGTCTAATAATTTATTCAATTCAGTTAATAAATTAAAAATTAATTATCGTTCAAGGAGGTCAAAGCCATGGGATACCAGTTACGCGGTAAAACATTTGACGAATTTAGTATAGGTGAAGAATACTACACCGCCTCACGAACCATCACCGAATCAGACGTAGCAACATTTGCCGGCTTATCAGGTGACTACAACCCCCTGCATACCGACGAAACCTTTATGCAAAACAGCCCGTTTGGTACTCGTATCGCCCACGGAGCATTAATCCTTTCCGTGGCCACCGGATTGGCTAATCAACTAGGCATATTTGAAGGAACCACCATAGCAGTACTGGAAATGACCACCCGATTTACCGGTGCCGTAAAATTTGGCGATACCATCCGGCTAGTACAAAAAATAGCCGAGAAAAAAGAAAGCAAAAAAGCCGACCGGGGCGTAGTAAATGTAGCCATAAAAGTGCTAAACCAGCGTGACGAATCAGTGCTTGAAGGAACCTGGGTAATCATGCTCACCCGCAAACAATGATGATCAACCATCAAAACGCAAAAAAAGAAAGGGAGTAGATTCTTGGCGGCTACGGATATTGCCGTGAGTACCCGGTGGAGAGGATGATGCGTGATGCCAAAGTATTTGCAATTTTTGAGGGAACCAACCAGATTCAGCGCATTGTTATCGCCAGGGATTTAATGAAAGATTAGACGGTGTACAAAAATTAACTTGTTTGTAATGGTTATTTTAAATGGAATTTAACGGAGGAGGCTTATGTTATATGGGAAAATATACAAAGCTTTTTACTCCAGCAAAAATCAATCAACTTGAACTTAAAAATAGGATAATTAAGGCTCCCCAAACTACAGGCATGGGTGGAAAAGATGGAACAGTTACAGAGAGGTTAATCAAGTATTACAGTGAACAGGCCCGGGGGGGAGCTGGTTTAGTAATCGTTGGCTATGCTTGGGTTGATAATAATGCTAGTAAATCAGCCCAATGTCAGATTGGTATTGCGGATAATGAATTCATTCCCGGTCTTGCATGGCTAGCACAAACCATTCAGTTAAATGGTGCTAAAGCGGCTATTCAATTGGAACATTGTGGCCGTCAAAAATTTCTTGGAACACCCCCTATTAAAGCCCCGTCCAGAATACCATGGGAAGAGCTTTATACTATGGGAGGGGCTGTCCCGGAGGAATTAACTTTCGAGGAGATTCAAGAGATTGTAAATGCTTTTGGTGATGCTGCCAGGCGGGCACAATGGGCTGGTTTTGATATGGTGGAAGTACATGGGGCACATGGTTATTTAATAACTAATTTCTTATCTCCCAGAACCAATAAGCGTACAGATTGGTATGGTGGCTCACTTGAAAACCGCATGAGATTTCTTATGCAAATTATTGAGAATATTAGAAGAAAAGTTGGAGAAAGTTATCCGCTAAGTGTTAGATTAAGCGGAACTGAGTATGAACCTGATGGAGTTATGATCGAAGAAACAATTGAAGTTGCAAAAGCGTTGGAGAAAGCGGGTGTTGATATACTCCATATATCAGGTGGGAACCACCACCAGATGGCTCATCAAGTAACGCCCATGTGTTTGCCTGCAGCGCATAATACTTGGGCAGCTGAAGCCGTGAAGAAAGAAGTAACTATACCCGTTATAGCATCCGGTTCTATTAATACACCTGATCTTGCCGAGGAGATACTTAATACCGGCAAGGCAGATTTTGTAGCTCTTGGAAGGCCCTTATTTGCCGACCCATATTTTGCTGAAAAAGCTAAGGAAGATAGACCAGAAGATATTGCGCCGTGTATAAGGTGTAACGAGTGTTTGGAACGATCATTTTTTAAATTTCAGGCTGTACGATGTACCGTGAATGCAAGGTTAGGAAAAGAAGGCCAACTGGAGATAGTACCGGCAGTACGGTCCAAAAAAGTGGCAATTGTTGGTGGGGGACCGGCTGGAATGGAGGCAGCAAGAGTTTCAACCTTACGGGGGCATGATGTAACTCTTTTTGAGGGTAATAAGCTAGGTGGTAGATTGGTTGAAGCTTCAGTGCCGGATTTTAAAGCTGACATTCGCCTACTTAATAACTATTTGATTACACAGATAAAGAAGCTCAATGTGAAAGTTGAATATCGTGAGGTGCTGCCTGAAGACATTAAAAACGCCCAGTACGACGCTGTTGTTATTGCTGCCGGGGCTAAACTGGAGAAGCCGGATATAACGGGAATAACCAATCCAATTGTAACAGACTGTTTTGATGTGCTTAATGGTAAAGTAAAATTAGGCCAAAGGGTTATCGTTGTGGGAGCAGGACTTGTTGGTATAGATGTTGGACTATTTGTAGCTGAGCAGGGCAGGGAAGTTTTGTTTATCATGGGCAGGGAAAACCCAAATGATTTTCTTAGTACTATTGACGCAGCAAGTCGGTCTGTTATTGCCCAGCGCCTTGCCGAACTTAAATATAGTCTTTATGCAGGTAAACGTATTGAGGCGGTCCTTGACAATGCTATAACTGTAGTTGATAGATTTGGTTCTAAAGAAACGCTTTCAGCTGATACAGTAATATTGGCTAAGGGATTTATCCCACAAAAACAATTTGCAGAAAAACTTAAATCTATGATTGATATACCAGTTATTTCAGTTGGTGATTGTGTTGCACCACGCAAAATATTTGATGCTATTCATGAAGGCTTTATAGCTGGAAGCTCAATATTATAGAATTTTTTATAATTTATAAGTTTAGCTATTGATCCACGGTGCCTGCCCCTGGATCAATTCCTATCGGAGTCGGTTATCCCGGTCAGGCTGTAATAAATTAGTTCAGTGCTACCGTGGCCGAACTTGCACTTATCGCCTTAGAAATAACCGCCTGCTCGGCTGATAAAAATAAATGGTATATTAGAAAGTTTTACCGTAAGTTAACTGAATAATGGTTGTGTAGGGTAGGTTAAGTAAAAAAGCCCTTTGGGCATTTTTCACTTAACCTACTTATTATTCGAGTTCAATATTATAATTTAGAATCTTTCGGTATAGACTACGTACACTTATACCTAGGATTTCCGCTACTTTTATTTTATTGCCCTCATATTTATTAAGTGTTTCTATTATATAATTTTCTTCGGCTTTTGCTACTACTTCAGCCAAGGTTTTTTCTTTTAAAACACTACCGGTTGGAATATCTTTGGGTATAGGCAATGGCATATCAATAATATCTATACTTTCTTTTTCAGACAGAACTAGTAAGCTTTTAACAATGTTGGCTAATTCACGTACATTTCCGGGCCAGTCATATTTTTGCAGGCCTAATAGCGCCAATGGAGTAAAATACTTCTTATTATCTGTTAACATGTTTTCACGGTTTAAAAAATAATTGGCCAGCAGAGGAATGTCCTCAAGGCGGTCTCGCAGAGGGGGTAAACTTATTTTAAATACGTTGAGTCGGTAATATAAATCTTTTCTAAATTTTCTTTGCATTACCTCATTCTCTAAATTTCGATTGGTGGCGGCAATAATACGTATATTCACCCTAATTTCCTTAGTGTCCCCCAACCGGCGGAAGGAACCGGTTTCCAAAATCCTTAACAATTTAGACTGCATAGCCAGGCTCATTTCTCCTATTTCGTCAATGAAAAATGTGCTGTTGTTAGCTATTTCGAAAAGCCCTCGTTTTTCATGTTCCGCTCCTGTAAAAGCGCCTTTGGCATAGCCGAACAATTCGCTTTCCAGGAGATTGTCCTGAAAAGCCGCGGCATTTATAGCGACAAAAGGTTTACCGGTTCGTGTGCTGTTATTATGTATTTCCTGTGCTACGAGCTCCTTGCCGGTACCGCTTTCACCTTCGATAATGACCGGGTAAGGGTAGGGGGCAATACGCTTAATAACTTCAATAACTTGTTTTATTTTTGCGCTGTTGCCGATAATGACGTTATCAGAAGAAAGTATTTTTATTTTTGCGGTTACATCTTCCGCAATACACAGTAGTCCAGCCAGGGAGCCATCGGTTTTGTTAAGGGGAATACCTTTAATGTTCATATAAATTTCTTTGTCCCCCCGATAAGTTGAATAGCGAAAGTTGAAAAGTTCGAAGGGTTCGCCTTGAAGTCCCCGGTTCAAATATTGCGTTAAACCCAGTTCCATTGATTTTGGTACATCAAGCCAGTTCAGGCCGATTACTTTTTCCTTACTGGCCTGGGCGAGACGTAAATGTTCAGGGTTTGTGCTGGTAATAGTGCCATAGCGATCCAAACAAAAGATAGCTAGATTTGTGCCATTACCTGCCGATCCCATTTCGGCATACTGGCTCGAAATGGCTTCTTCCACTGTTCTCGAGCAGTTAACCGGCTCCACAATCTCCAGAACATGGGCTACAGCGCCGTAACGATCCCAGATGGGTACTGTAGTAAACCGATAGTCTTTAATTTCGCCATCTCTGGTAAAAGCTTTTTTAATATAATACTCCACTTTCCCATGCAAAAAGGTTTTAACTGCCGGACAACCTTTAGGTGGGCTTTCGGCCCCGTGGTGTATTTTATAACAACCGGAACGAAATTTATTTATGGGTCCGAACCAGGTACGGAACATGTCATTACACCAGATTAACTCCATATCCTCGTCTATAATTGATACGGCCACTGATAGTTTTTTCTTTAGAAAGCGTTCCAGTTTAGGTGATAATAAAATTTGGCGTTTTCTTGCCGGCTGCTTTGACACTTGTGTCATTGTATTTTATCACCCCTTTATAAATTTAAATATTCATCCGAATTGAATTTAATTTAAATTTATTTACAGTAACCAAGGATTTTTAAAAAGGAATCCTTGGTTATGTTTAAAAATAGTAGTTAAATATTATTAAATATTCTAAATTTAGTGAAAACAATTCGCTTTTTAGCGCTGAAAATCCTGCAGAGATCTAAAGTATATCTACTTAAAGTGGTTTTTCCTAATAACCAAAATCACACATAAAAAATATATAGTGACAATTATGGCACTTTCTTTGTATGTTGAAGCTTTAAATTAATAGATTTTGCCAGCTATTTCATTGCCCTGCTTCTTTAAAAAAAACTTATACCCGTTTAATTCTGTATAATACAAATCCCCTGCCGATTTTTACTGTTTAACTTTTAAAAGGATATATGGTATTTGCCTTGCTTTATTAAGTAGTCAATGGTTGTCGTTTAGCAAATTGTGACTTTATTATTATGGGCTATTATTTAGGAGGGGGTTTCTTTTGAAAAACAACAATTCAATTTACAGTACCTATTTGGAAGGGGAAAAGTTAGGGAGGATAGAAACACCGTCGGGCATACCTATTAAGGATGTTTATTTTCCCGCACATATTAACAACCTGAACTATGACAATGATCTTGGTAAGCCAGGTGAGTTCCCGTTTACCCGGGGAGTTTACCCCAACATGTATCGCGGCAGGTTCTGGACCAGGCGGTTTCAGGTAGGGTTTGGTACACCACAAGAAACCAACGAGCGCCTTAAGTTTTTATTTAAAGAGGGGCAAACCGGCTTTACTATGACTATTGATTTACCTACTTCATATGGCTTTGATTCAGATGACCCCATTTCCGAAGGCGAGGTTGGAGTTACTGGAGTAGCAATTTCCACGGTTGAGGATTTGGAGGCTATTTTTAATGGTTTTTCACCGGATCAGGTTAGTTGTTCCCTATCTATTCGCCCGCCGGTATCAGCGGTTACCCTTTCTATGCTAGCAGTCTTGGCGGATCGGCGAGGTATTCCTTATAAAAATATTATTGGTACCCAGCAAAACGATCCATTTTACCAGATGAGCGGGGGACCGTTGCAAACAACTACTCAATTTTTTCCGTTAGACGGTATCATTCGCTTAAACCAGGATATCATTGAATTTATGGCCAAGAATTTCCCCAAACTGAACTGGATGGTGACAAATGCCTATAACCTTAGGGAAACTGGTATTACTGCCGTTCAAGAAGGGGCTTTTGCTCTGTCCCATGCTTTTAATATTTTTGAACTGGCCGTTAGTAGGGGTTTGAATGTCGATGAATTTGCGCCGAGGGCATCTTTCTTCTGCTCATGCGGTATTGACTTTTTTGAAGAAATCGCCAAGTTCCGGGCAATGCGAAGAATTTACGCCCGAACCATGAAGGAACGTTTCGGGGCTAAAAATGAGCGTTCCTGGAAATTCCGTTCCTCCGTGCAAACTGCCGGAAATTCTCTAACAACCCAACAGCCCTTTAATAATGTAATTCGGACCACGATGGAGGCATTGGCAAGTATCTTCGGTGGGCTTCAGTCCATCCAAGTAGCTTCGTATGATGAGGGGTTAGGCCTTCCCACAGAGGAATCTTCACGTATAGCCCTTCGGGTTCAGCAGATTATAGGCTATGAAACCGGGGTCACCCAAACCGTGGATCCGCTGGCCGGGTCATATTACCTGGAAAGTTTAACGAAAGAAATGGAGGAAAATATCTTAGAACTTATGGAGAAGGTTGAATCCAGGGGTGGGATGATCGAATGCATCAGATCCGGATGGCTGGAGAATGAAATATTACGGGCTAGAGTTAAAAACCAACGTGAAATCGAGAACGATGAAAAGGTCTTGGTAGGGGTAAACAAATTCAAGGTGGAAGAGGAACCTGAAATAAAGATTCATTCCATTCGCTCAGATGAATGGGGAGCGGCCAGGGCAGCTTATCTAAAAGAGTATCGGGCAAACCGTGAACAAAAACGGGTGGCGGAAACGTTAAAAAATGTTGAGTTAAACATGAAGACCAGCAAGAACATGATTTCTATTATCATGGAAGCGTTGAAAGCCCGGGCTACCATGGGGGAAATCCATCAGGCCATGCGTGATGCAACGGGGTTTAAAATTCAACTATAAAAAGAATGGAGGGAGCGGTTTTGAAAAAATATAAAAAAATACTATTGGCAAAAATGGGGCTTGATTGCCATGATACGGGTATTGTTACTATGGCCCAACTTCTCCGCGATGCCGGTTTTGAGGTGATTTATCTTGGATTGCATAATACTCCCGAAAAGGTATTGCGGATAGCTCAGGATGAGGATGTTAGTGTTATTGGAATAAGTTTCTTATCCGGGCAACATTTAGTTCAAATGAAAAAATTAATGGATTTAATAAACCAATCTCAGGATAAATTTATTGTTCTGGCAGGTGGAGTAATCCCTAAGGAGGATATTCCTAAATTGCTTAATCTGGGAGTGGCCAGAGTTTTTGGCCCCGGTACAATGAGTAGTGAGATAGCTGGTTTTATCCAGGGTACCTTGTGAGGGCTTAAGGGGGAATTAGTATGAACCTTGGTGATATACCTAGAAGAAATAGTTTGCGCTTTCCTTATAAAAAGGCGCTGGTTTTCGGGGATGTCTCATTGTCCTGGTGTCAAGTTAACGAGCGAGTAAATGCATTGGTATATGCCCTGCGTGACCGGGGGATTCAAAAAGGTGATCGCGTCGGCATCTTGATGGAAAACTGCCATCAGTACTTGGAAACTTATTGGGCTTTGGCAAAGTCCGGAGCTATTGCAGTACCTTTAAATTACCGGCTGTCGATTTATGAAACTAAGGAATTGTTGTGTTCAGCAGAGCCTAAAGCATTAATTGTAGGGGAAGAGTATGTTGGTAAGATGCAAGATCTCCGCGACTCTGGTATTGATATAGGATGCGTGATCGGTGTCGGTAATGTATCAGATCAAATAGAAAACTATGAGTCCCTATTGCTTAAGTATCCAACTAATGAACCTGAATCCATTGGTAAAGAGGATGATATTTTTGCAATCTTTTACACCAGCGGAACTACTGGGCTACCCAAGGGCGCAATGGTTAGCAACCGGAATCTGGAGGCTAATTGTTTTAACCAGTTTTATGCAGATAAGAGTAGCTACGACGATATAAATTTGGTGGCTACCCCGTTATACCATATGGGCGCTGTATTTATGGCTACCACCTATTCTTACCTGGGATGTACCAACAATATACTTAAGCATTTTACCCCCCGGGGTGCCTTGGAAATTATTCAAAGAGAAAAGGTTACGGTATGTCTTTTAATTCCCACTATGATCAATATGCTTTTAAATCATCCCAACATTAACAATTATGACCTGACTAGTCTAAGACTAATCTTCTATGGCGGGGGTCCTATGCATGTTCAGGTGTTAAAGAAAGCTATTGACCTTATAGGGTGTGGTTTTACCCAAGGGTATGGCCTTACGG from Desulfoscipio gibsoniae DSM 7213 encodes:
- a CDS encoding sigma 54-interacting transcriptional regulator; this encodes MTQVSKQPARKRQILLSPKLERFLKKKLSVAVSIIDEDMELIWCNDMFRTWFGPINKFRSGCYKIHHGAESPPKGCPAVKTFLHGKVEYYIKKAFTRDGEIKDYRFTTVPIWDRYGAVAHVLEIVEPVNCSRTVEEAISSQYAEMGSAGNGTNLAIFCLDRYGTITSTNPEHLRLAQASKEKVIGLNWLDVPKSMELGLTQYLNRGLQGEPFELFNFRYSTYRGDKEIYMNIKGIPLNKTDGSLAGLLCIAEDVTAKIKILSSDNVIIGNSAKIKQVIEVIKRIAPYPYPVIIEGESGTGKELVAQEIHNNSTRTGKPFVAINAAAFQDNLLESELFGYAKGAFTGAEHEKRGLFEIANNSTFFIDEIGEMSLAMQSKLLRILETGSFRRLGDTKEIRVNIRIIAATNRNLENEVMQRKFRKDLYYRLNVFKISLPPLRDRLEDIPLLANYFLNRENMLTDNKKYFTPLALLGLQKYDWPGNVRELANIVKSLLVLSEKESIDIIDMPLPIPKDIPTGSVLKEKTLAEVVAKAEENYIIETLNKYEGNKIKVAEILGISVRSLYRKILNYNIELE
- a CDS encoding cobalamin B12-binding domain-containing protein; the encoded protein is MKKYKKILLAKMGLDCHDTGIVTMAQLLRDAGFEVIYLGLHNTPEKVLRIAQDEDVSVIGISFLSGQHLVQMKKLMDLINQSQDKFIVLAGGVIPKEDIPKLLNLGVARVFGPGTMSSEIAGFIQGTL
- a CDS encoding class I adenylate-forming enzyme family protein, which translates into the protein MNLGDIPRRNSLRFPYKKALVFGDVSLSWCQVNERVNALVYALRDRGIQKGDRVGILMENCHQYLETYWALAKSGAIAVPLNYRLSIYETKELLCSAEPKALIVGEEYVGKMQDLRDSGIDIGCVIGVGNVSDQIENYESLLLKYPTNEPESIGKEDDIFAIFYTSGTTGLPKGAMVSNRNLEANCFNQFYADKSSYDDINLVATPLYHMGAVFMATTYSYLGCTNNILKHFTPRGALEIIQREKVTVCLLIPTMINMLLNHPNINNYDLTSLRLIFYGGGPMHVQVLKKAIDLIGCGFTQGYGLTETLEATFLVSEDHVLEGTEKQQQRLYSAGREALSAEVRTIDYNGNDLPPGEVGEVLIKSRSVIRGYWKMPELTAETIKNDWFYTGDLGYLDEERYLFIVDRKKDMIISGGVNIYPKEIEEVIYTNPAVLEAAVIGIPDELWGESVKALVVLKDGCRISEDELIEYCKQHMASYKKPKYVEFLSSLPKNPTGKILKRVLREKYWEGHVRSV
- a CDS encoding MaoC/PaaZ C-terminal domain-containing protein gives rise to the protein MGYQLRGKTFDEFSIGEEYYTASRTITESDVATFAGLSGDYNPLHTDETFMQNSPFGTRIAHGALILSVATGLANQLGIFEGTTIAVLEMTTRFTGAVKFGDTIRLVQKIAEKKESKKADRGVVNVAIKVLNQRDESVLEGTWVIMLTRKQ
- a CDS encoding acyl-CoA mutase large subunit family protein, whose product is MKNNNSIYSTYLEGEKLGRIETPSGIPIKDVYFPAHINNLNYDNDLGKPGEFPFTRGVYPNMYRGRFWTRRFQVGFGTPQETNERLKFLFKEGQTGFTMTIDLPTSYGFDSDDPISEGEVGVTGVAISTVEDLEAIFNGFSPDQVSCSLSIRPPVSAVTLSMLAVLADRRGIPYKNIIGTQQNDPFYQMSGGPLQTTTQFFPLDGIIRLNQDIIEFMAKNFPKLNWMVTNAYNLRETGITAVQEGAFALSHAFNIFELAVSRGLNVDEFAPRASFFCSCGIDFFEEIAKFRAMRRIYARTMKERFGAKNERSWKFRSSVQTAGNSLTTQQPFNNVIRTTMEALASIFGGLQSIQVASYDEGLGLPTEESSRIALRVQQIIGYETGVTQTVDPLAGSYYLESLTKEMEENILELMEKVESRGGMIECIRSGWLENEILRARVKNQREIENDEKVLVGVNKFKVEEEPEIKIHSIRSDEWGAARAAYLKEYRANREQKRVAETLKNVELNMKTSKNMISIIMEALKARATMGEIHQAMRDATGFKIQL
- a CDS encoding FAD-dependent oxidoreductase, which codes for MGKYTKLFTPAKINQLELKNRIIKAPQTTGMGGKDGTVTERLIKYYSEQARGGAGLVIVGYAWVDNNASKSAQCQIGIADNEFIPGLAWLAQTIQLNGAKAAIQLEHCGRQKFLGTPPIKAPSRIPWEELYTMGGAVPEELTFEEIQEIVNAFGDAARRAQWAGFDMVEVHGAHGYLITNFLSPRTNKRTDWYGGSLENRMRFLMQIIENIRRKVGESYPLSVRLSGTEYEPDGVMIEETIEVAKALEKAGVDILHISGGNHHQMAHQVTPMCLPAAHNTWAAEAVKKEVTIPVIASGSINTPDLAEEILNTGKADFVALGRPLFADPYFAEKAKEDRPEDIAPCIRCNECLERSFFKFQAVRCTVNARLGKEGQLEIVPAVRSKKVAIVGGGPAGMEAARVSTLRGHDVTLFEGNKLGGRLVEASVPDFKADIRLLNNYLITQIKKLNVKVEYREVLPEDIKNAQYDAVVIAAGAKLEKPDITGITNPIVTDCFDVLNGKVKLGQRVIVVGAGLVGIDVGLFVAEQGREVLFIMGRENPNDFLSTIDAASRSVIAQRLAELKYSLYAGKRIEAVLDNAITVVDRFGSKETLSADTVILAKGFIPQKQFAEKLKSMIDIPVISVGDCVAPRKIFDAIHEGFIAGSSIL